A DNA window from Methylobacterium sp. NMS14P contains the following coding sequences:
- the dapE gene encoding succinyl-diaminopimelate desuccinylase — translation MPADHHAPDAALRLAQDLIRCPSVTPDDRGALDVVADALRPAGFAVERPVFSEPGYPDTPNLYARVGRCGPCLVFAGHTDVVPEGEGAWRHDPFAGAVVDGMLYGRGAADMKGGVACMLAATLAFLDRRGPEFGGSIAFLITGDEEGPAVNGTVKLLDWARRRGEQFDHCVLGEPTNPGRLGEMIKIGRRGSLTGKLTVLGRQGHVAYPHKAENPIPGLLRLASALVAEPLDRGTAHFDASNLEFTTIDVGNPATNVIPATARATFNVRFNDDWTAESLGAEIRRRLEQAAGNAVRFTLDLQPSNAPAFLTRPDAFVTLVAEAIRAETGLTPTLSTTGGTSDARFIKEACPVIEFGLVGETMHQTDECVAVADLERLTAIYGRVLEAYFPGP, via the coding sequence ATGCCGGCAGATCATCACGCCCCCGACGCGGCCCTGCGCCTCGCGCAGGACCTGATCCGGTGCCCGTCCGTGACGCCGGACGATCGGGGCGCCCTCGATGTGGTCGCCGACGCGCTCCGGCCCGCCGGCTTCGCGGTCGAGCGGCCGGTCTTCTCGGAGCCCGGCTATCCCGACACGCCGAACCTCTACGCCCGCGTCGGGCGATGCGGTCCGTGCCTCGTCTTCGCCGGCCACACCGACGTGGTGCCGGAGGGCGAGGGCGCGTGGCGCCACGACCCCTTCGCGGGCGCCGTGGTCGACGGGATGCTGTACGGCCGGGGCGCCGCCGATATGAAGGGCGGCGTGGCCTGCATGCTCGCGGCGACCCTCGCCTTCCTCGACCGGCGCGGGCCCGAGTTCGGCGGCTCCATCGCGTTCCTGATCACGGGTGACGAGGAGGGGCCCGCGGTCAACGGCACCGTGAAGCTCCTCGACTGGGCGCGGCGACGCGGCGAGCAATTCGACCACTGCGTCCTCGGAGAGCCAACCAACCCGGGCCGGCTCGGCGAGATGATCAAGATCGGCCGGCGCGGGTCGCTGACCGGCAAGCTCACCGTGCTGGGGCGTCAGGGCCACGTCGCCTACCCGCACAAGGCCGAGAACCCGATTCCGGGCCTGCTGCGCCTCGCCTCGGCGCTGGTCGCCGAGCCGCTGGATCGCGGAACCGCGCATTTCGACGCCTCGAATCTCGAGTTCACTACGATCGACGTCGGCAACCCGGCCACCAACGTGATCCCGGCGACCGCCCGGGCGACCTTCAACGTCCGCTTCAACGACGACTGGACCGCCGAGAGCCTGGGCGCCGAGATCCGCCGGCGCCTGGAGCAGGCGGCCGGGAACGCGGTGCGCTTCACCCTCGACCTTCAGCCCTCGAACGCGCCGGCCTTCCTGACGCGACCGGACGCCTTCGTGACACTGGTCGCCGAGGCGATCCGGGCCGAGACCGGCCTGACGCCGACGCTCTCCACGACGGGGGGCACCTCGGACGCGCGCTTCATCAAGGAGGCCTGCCCGGTGATCGAGTTCGGCCTCGTCGGCGAGACGATGCACCAGACCGACGAGTGCGTGGCGGTCGCCGACCTGGAGCGGCTGACCGCGATCTACGGGCGGGTGCTCGAGGCCTACTTCCCCGGACCGTAG